In Mycobacterium sp. JS623, one genomic interval encodes:
- the pgl gene encoding 6-phosphogluconolactonase: protein MNSVVEKYPDTTALVAAAGDRLVDAITDAIDRRGAAHIVLTGGGTGIGLLKRVGEGSDKVDWSKVHLYWGDDRFVPEDDDERNYKQAREALLDHIDIPNGNVHPMAASGGQFGDDLAAAARDYAQVLAANAADGQPAPDFDVHLLGMGPEGHINSLFPDTPAVRETERLVLGVPDSPKPPPQRITLTLPAIQRSREVWLVVSGAGKAEAVAAAIGGGKPVDVPAAGAIGRDATVWLLDDDAASKL, encoded by the coding sequence ATGAATTCCGTCGTCGAGAAGTATCCCGACACCACCGCATTGGTGGCCGCGGCCGGCGACCGACTGGTCGACGCGATCACCGATGCGATCGACAGACGCGGCGCGGCCCACATCGTGCTGACCGGTGGTGGCACCGGCATCGGCCTGCTCAAGCGGGTTGGCGAGGGCAGCGACAAGGTCGACTGGTCGAAGGTGCATCTGTATTGGGGCGACGATCGGTTCGTGCCCGAGGACGATGACGAACGCAATTACAAGCAGGCCCGTGAGGCGCTGCTCGACCACATCGACATCCCGAACGGCAACGTGCATCCGATGGCGGCCAGCGGCGGTCAGTTCGGCGACGACCTGGCTGCCGCTGCCCGCGATTATGCGCAGGTGCTGGCCGCCAATGCCGCCGACGGCCAGCCCGCACCGGACTTCGATGTGCACCTGCTGGGCATGGGGCCCGAAGGCCACATCAACTCGCTGTTTCCCGATACCCCTGCGGTGCGCGAGACGGAGCGGCTGGTACTCGGCGTGCCCGACTCCCCCAAGCCGCCGCCGCAGCGAATCACGTTGACGTTGCCCGCGATTCAGCGTTCGCGGGAGGTTTGGCTGGTGGTGTCGGGCGCTGGCAAGGCCGAGGCCGTGGCCGCGGCGATCGGCGGCGGCAAGCCGGTCGATGTGCCTGCGGCGGGCGCGATCGGCCGGGATGCGACCGTGTGGCTGCTCGACGACGACGCCGCCTCGAAGCTCTGA
- the opcA gene encoding glucose-6-phosphate dehydrogenase assembly protein OpcA has protein sequence MIVDLPDTTTNDISKKITGLREEGGAITLSRVLTLVISLDSDDLLEDSIEAANFASREHPCRVIVVVQGDRSAAESRLDAQLRVGGDAGAGEVVALRLHGELAEHASSVVLPFLLPDTPVVAWWPAGGPPVPAQDPLGHLAIRRITNATECSDPLAAIKSRLQGYTDGDTDLAWARITYWRALLASALNQPPFEPITSAVVSGLRDEPSLDVLAGWLAARIDGPVQRAVGELKVELVRDSETITLKRPQTGVTATLNRTSRPEARIPLARRDAKECLAEDLRRLDADEIYREALQGIEKVQYV, from the coding sequence GTGATTGTCGACTTGCCCGACACGACAACCAACGACATCAGCAAGAAGATCACCGGTCTTCGCGAGGAGGGTGGTGCGATCACCCTGAGCCGGGTGCTCACGCTCGTGATCTCGCTTGACTCAGACGATCTGCTGGAAGATTCCATCGAGGCGGCCAATTTTGCGAGCCGTGAACATCCGTGCCGTGTGATCGTGGTGGTCCAGGGCGATCGAAGCGCCGCCGAGTCACGACTGGATGCGCAACTTCGGGTCGGCGGCGATGCGGGCGCCGGCGAGGTCGTCGCGCTGCGCCTGCACGGTGAGCTTGCCGAACACGCCAGCAGCGTTGTGCTGCCCTTCCTTCTGCCTGATACCCCGGTCGTGGCATGGTGGCCGGCGGGCGGCCCGCCCGTTCCGGCACAGGACCCGTTGGGCCACTTGGCAATTCGCCGGATAACGAATGCGACAGAATGCTCCGACCCGCTTGCAGCGATCAAGAGTCGCCTGCAGGGTTACACCGACGGCGATACCGACCTGGCGTGGGCCCGCATCACCTACTGGCGGGCACTGCTGGCGTCGGCGCTCAATCAGCCGCCCTTTGAACCAATCACCTCAGCGGTGGTGTCGGGCCTGAGGGATGAGCCCTCGCTCGACGTTCTCGCGGGTTGGCTCGCCGCCCGCATCGACGGACCGGTACAGCGCGCAGTCGGCGAATTGAAGGTCGAGCTGGTACGGGACAGCGAGACCATCACCCTGAAGCGTCCGCAGACAGGAGTCACCGCGACGCTGAACCGAACCAGTAGGCCCGAAGCGCGAATCCCGTTGGCGCGCAGGGACGCCAAGGAATGTCTGGCCGAGGACCTGCGCAGGCTGGACGCCGACGAGATCTATCGCGAAGCACTGCAGGGCATCGAGAAGGTGCAGTACGTATGA